The genomic DNA CCGAGTCAGGCTGATCAGCCGCCTGGCTATCGGGCGCTATCGGCTGCGCCGCCGGCTCCGCGCCGTAGACCTGGGCGAGGGCCTGCTCGACCAGTTGCGGATCTGCGCCGTCCTGAAGGAGTCGCTGCCGGATCGCCGCGCGATCGGCGCTTTGACGATGCTGCTGAATGTAGCCAATCAGGGCGTCGAGTTGCGGCTGGTTTGTCATGCGGCCTCACAAGCGCTAAGCGGCGATCGGAATGTGGGCCATTATACGCAGCCTGTCAATATGGCGCGGATCAGCGATTGTGGAGCCGCATCAAGAACTGTCGCGCGCGATGATATTTTTTGAGCCGCTCAAGGTCTTTGTCGGTGACTGTATCGATGCGTCGCAGGTCCATATTATCTTCGAGATCGGCCAGTTTCACGCTGCGAGCGATGGGATTGGTGCTCGCGCGCTCGATAAATGCCTCATACGTCTCGTGCGCTTGCCGCGTGAGGCAATGCAGCGCCTCGATCACCTCTTCGGCAAAGCCCTCCTCGCGAAGCTGCTCGAAGGTCCAGTCAGTATCTTCGACCAGATCGTGAAGCACGGCGACGATCATCTCAGTCTCGGTGCTCATCCGCATCAGCATGCGCATCGGGTGGAGCATGTAGGGCGCGCCCGCCTTGTCGATCTGATCCTGGTGCGCCTGCGCGGCGATGGCAATCGCCCGTCCCAAGGTAGCCATGCTGGTCCTTTCTGCATCTATGAAGCTGAGAATACGCTACGCCTCGCCGGTCGGGATCGGCTCCAGCGCCGGAATCTGGTACACGCCGCGCCGCCACTGCCGCCAGAAGTAGGCCAGCAGCAGCAGCGTCGTGGGGATCAGGAATAGCTGCGAGCGCGATAGTCCCTGCCAGACCGCCTGGTTGCCGCGCACGAACTCGACCGCAAAGCGAAAGAGCGCGTAGCTCAGCAGGTAGATCTTGAACAGCTCGCCCTTGACGTAGACTCGCGGACGCAGCCACCACAGCCAGCCAAACATGACGGCGTGAAAGACGATCTCGTAGAGGAACGAGGGATGCATCTTGACGCCGCTGGCGCAGTAGGGACAGTTCGGGATATGCGCGGCAACTCGCAGGCTGACGGAGAGGCCCCACGGCAGCGTGGTCGGCGTGCCGATCTGCTCGGTCAGGAAGCAGCCCCAGCGCCCGATCGCCATGCCCAGCGCCACGGCAGGCGCGAAAAGATCGCCGGTCGGCTCGCGGTAGCCGACGATACGCTTGGTCAGGATCGCGCCAAAGTACGCGCCCGCCAGCCCGCCGAGGATGCTCTTGCCGCCGCGCTCCAGCAGGCCCCACAGCGACGGCTCAGGCGCGAGCGTGATGTACTGCCACCCGGTGCTTAGCTTCGCCAGCAGCGCCCCGCCGATCAGCGCGCCGACGGCGATCCAGAGCATCTGCTCGCTCAGCATCGTGCGCCGCCGCGCCTCGTAGAAGAAGACGATCGTCGCGGCGGTGACGCCGAGCAGCACAAACACGTCGTGGGTGCCGACCGCGTACGGGCCGATGTGAAACAGGGTCGGGAGCATAGATCTCCTGCGCTCTCTTGGCCTGATTCCTTGCCGCTGTAACTACGCAATTTATAGTTGGAGTAGCCATGATGAGAGGTGATGCTTAATTCGCTTAAGCCGCTCCGGTGCAATCTGTCCAATTGCTCCAAGCAATATCTGCCCTTCAGCTACGGCAAGCCGCCCCACCCGGATCACACTTGCTTTTTTCAGCCCACTCTCGGCAAAGTCCACATCCTCTTCACGGATAAGCTCATCAAACTGGTCGATGTAGTGCCGCGTTTGGCTGGAAATCATGCAAATAAGCCAATCATCATAATTGCCAGGCAGCTTCCCAGGAGTAATGCAGGCCGTAGCTTTCCTTCATCAAGGTCAGTCTGAGGAAAGCGAAAGAGGACAACTTGGCCCGCTTGTTTCATCAGAAGACTACCTTTAAATCGGCTAGCGTGTACAAAGAAGTTTCATCGTCTTCTATATCTCGCATAGCCGCTGTGAGCGAAAACCCTGACCATACCAATTCTTCTTGCCGCAGAGCTTCACGTTCCGCTTTGACCAACAGGTATTCGACAAAATCCAGTACTTCGGCCTGAAGTGTGGTCGGTAGCCGCTGAACCGACTCTTGAATCTTTTGCACTACTGCCATCGCTGCATCTCCTGGCATCTGTTGTGTTACCTGGTATCGGATTGTACTCTAATCACCTGTGCTTGCGCAATTGGGGTATTCAACACCACCCGCGATCAACGCATGGGGCGCGATCCATACGCCGGATCGCGCCCCATGCATCGCGGCCCCGACAGGAGCTAGCCCTCGCCCGGCAGCGCGTCCGTGCCTTCCCAGGTGCGCGGGTGATCCGAAACCGGCTGGAGGATCACGTAGCTGATCACCATCAGCGTCAGCAGCACCAGCACGCCGATGCCCTGCCCCACGCGCGGCGCGAGATCGAAGACCTGGATCGTCAGGTAGGTGACGAGCGCCCACACTGCCGGGCCGGTGATCGCCGAGAAGCGCCCGACCATGCCGTACAGCCCGTAGAACTCGCCGATACGCGCCGGAGGTGTTAGCCGCAGCATGTAGGGCCGATCCGCCGACCACACGCCGCCCAGCGCGAAACCGGCGGCGGCGGCGACGACATACAGCGTCCACAGCGGCAGCCCGACGATGCCGATCGCCGCAGCGCCGACGAAGATCGCGAACCAGGCTTGCAGCACCAGATTAAGCGTGCGCTTTGGGCCGAGCTTATCGGTCAGCCAACCCCAGAAGAAGCCGCCGATCACGGCAAAGGTGATCGCCGACATCAGGATCAGATTGGCCTGATTCTGGCCCTGCTCCTCGCTCAGGCCGGTGCTGACCGCGATGTTGACGGTGTAGAGCGCCATGATCGCGATCACCGTGTTGATCGAGTCGGTATAAAAGATGCGGCCAACCAGAAACCGCAGCAGGCCGGGATAGCGATTGCCCTCCCGCAGCGTGCGGATCGTCTCGGCGGTCGACTCGCGCACGGTGGTAAGCGTGATCCGACGGGGATTCG from Herpetosiphonaceae bacterium includes the following:
- a CDS encoding prolipoprotein diacylglyceryl transferase family protein, whose product is MLPTLFHIGPYAVGTHDVFVLLGVTAATIVFFYEARRRTMLSEQMLWIAVGALIGGALLAKLSTGWQYITLAPEPSLWGLLERGGKSILGGLAGAYFGAILTKRIVGYREPTGDLFAPAVALGMAIGRWGCFLTEQIGTPTTLPWGLSVSLRVAAHIPNCPYCASGVKMHPSFLYEIVFHAVMFGWLWWLRPRVYVKGELFKIYLLSYALFRFAVEFVRGNQAVWQGLSRSQLFLIPTTLLLLAYFWRQWRRGVYQIPALEPIPTGEA
- a CDS encoding DUF2281 domain-containing protein; its protein translation is MAVVQKIQESVQRLPTTLQAEVLDFVEYLLVKAEREALRQEELVWSGFSLTAAMRDIEDDETSLYTLADLKVVF
- a CDS encoding MFS transporter; the protein is MIESQMARTGTTAAAARPHVITRRAVASWVLYDLANTIFSMGVVSLFFSLWVRDQVGPQRADSAYGIITAISMAIIFVVSPLLGAMTDRTPRRMPFLIVSTLICVAFTALLARVGYYSTIICFIIANIAYQAGLQFYDALLPEVSTEETRGKIGGIGVGIGYLGSYIAVGLGLIFGVGDKPFLFLMIALLFLLFAIPCFLFVKERGNPNPRRITLTTVRESTAETIRTLREGNRYPGLLRFLVGRIFYTDSINTVIAIMALYTVNIAVSTGLSEEQGQNQANLILMSAITFAVIGGFFWGWLTDKLGPKRTLNLVLQAWFAIFVGAAAIGIVGLPLWTLYVVAAAAGFALGGVWSADRPYMLRLTPPARIGEFYGLYGMVGRFSAITGPAVWALVTYLTIQVFDLAPRVGQGIGVLVLLTLMVISYVILQPVSDHPRTWEGTDALPGEG